GAGCTGCTGGTTTTCTACCTGGCGGGCGATATAGACGGCCGTGTTCAGGGTATCGCCGCCAAAACCACGGCTCAGGTCGCTCTCTTTTTGTGAAAGCTCAATCATGCATTCGCCAATGACGGCAATTTTTTTCTGTGTCATGGGGGGCCACTCATCATTCACATTTAGACCAGTTTCGCCGTCCGGCCCGGCCGAGTCAATAAATTAAAACGCTGTTTTACTTTTATCCTGTGGCGCAGAAAACAGGATTACAGCGTGCTGAAAGCGTCTGTTACCGCAACAGATCTCACCGTAATAAGCGACAATCACTGGTTTGATGGGCAGAACCCGCAATAAAGTTCTCCAGGCTGGTGCCGATATCTCTCTTTGCGGGAGATCTGTTCCAGGGAGGTCTCATCATAATAAAGGAACAATATCATGGTGCTGAATGCTCTCAGTCACCGGCTTCCTCCATCAGAGGGTGTTGAAAAACAACAGGAAGATAGTGCTTACTGGCTGGAATGCCAGCGCATTTATACGTTTCAACCTATCTACCAGGTAACCGGTAGCCTGATGGCTATTGAGTTGCTCACGGCGGTGTTTCATCCTTCCGCACCGGGCAAAAGGTTGTCGCCGGAGACCTATTTTGCCGCGCTTGAAGTGACTCAGCGTCTGCAAATCATTTATGAACAACTGAAATTGCTGACCGTCTGGGAAACAAAATTCATCGCCTCAGGCATAGTGGCTTCGGTCAATATTGATGGCCCGACCTTATCTGCGGTTCAGCATGACAGTGCTGTGCGGGAGCTGATCGCTCGTTGTCCCTTTGTCCGTTTTGAACTGGTTGAGCACTATATGTTGCCCCATCAGGAGCTTGTCGCGGAGATGCCTGAACTGGGTCCGTTGTGGCTGGATGACTTTGGGTCCGGCATGGCTAATTTCTCGGCGCTGAATGAACTGAAGTACGATTACATCAAAATGGCCCGCGAGCTGTTTATCATGCTGAAAAATTCAGAAGAGGGCTGCAAGCTGTTTAACTTGTTGCTGATACTGATTAACCGCTATTGCAAAGGCGTGATCGTGGAGGGCGTGGAGACCGTCGAGGAGTGGATCCAGGTGAAAAACTCTCCTGCTTTTGCTGCTCAGGGGTACTTTTTTGCCCGCCCGCTCTCTTTTGATCAGCTCGAGTCGTTGCCCTTGCAGCTGAACTGATCCCGTTTCCTGTTCTCTCGACTATCTTTACAGAAGGCCGAAGCGAGCAAGGAGACCGGGTATGTCGCGTACGGGAAAAATAATTAGCTGGATTGTCGGGATTTTTTTGTTGCTGGTCGTTATCGTGGTGATTGTTATCGCGACCTTTGACTGGAACCGACTCAAACCCACTATTAACGAAAAAGTGTCTGCTGAACTGAATCGCCCCTTTGCCATTCGTGGCGATCTGGGCGTGGCCTGGGAGCGCAATCGGGATGAGCCAGGCTGGCGCAGTTGGGTGCCCTGGCCGCACGTTCACGCCGAAGACATTCTGCTTGGCAATCCGCCAGAAATTCCAGAAGTCACTATGGTTCATCTGCAACGTGTGGATGCCACGCTTGCCCCTCTTGCGCTGATTGGCAAAGAGGTGTTTATTCCGTGGATCAGGCTGACACAGCCGGATGCCAGGCTGATTCAGACCGCAGATAAAAAGAACAACTGGACCTTTACGCTGGCCGAAAGTGACAGCCCTGAACAGGCTCAGGCTCCTTCTGCCTGGACCTTCCGTCTGGACAACATCATGTTCGATCGGGGCCAGATTCGCTATCGGGATGCGATCAATAAAGCAGATGTGCAGGTCACGGTTGATCCCCTGGGTAAACCAGTGCCATACGTTCAGGTAGCAGGTAGCAAAGACGATAAGAGTCAGAAGGGCGCTTCTGATTTCGTCTTCGGCTGGAAAGCTTCCGGGACTTACAACGATGAGAAGCTGACCGGGGACGGGAAAATCGGCGGCATGCTGTCGCTGCGCAGTAAAACTAATCCTTTCCCTCTTGCGGCAGACGTTCGCAATGGCACCACCCGCGTTCAGGTAGCCGGCACATTACAGGATCCGCTTAACCTGGGAGGGCTTGATATCCGCCTGCGCTTCTCGGGAGATACGCTGGCTAATCTGTATGGCCTGACCGGCATTCTGCTGCCTGATACTCCCCCTTACGAAACGGACGGGCACTTGATTGCGCGCTTCCAGGAGAAAGGCGGGCCGGTATTCCGTTATGAAAACTTCAACGGCCATATCGGCGACAGCGATATCCACGGTTCAATGACCTACACCCAGGGGAAACCTCGTCCTAAACTTGAGGGCTCGCTTGAGTCTGAACAGTTGAGAATGGCTGATTTGGGGCCGCTGATTGGGGTCAATTCCGGCAAGGGCAGTGAGAAAACCGAGCAGGCCAAGGCTAAGCGCGGTGAGGCTTCCGGCCAGCCTGCCGATCGGGTACTGCCTCATGATAAATTCGATACCAAAAGCTGGGATGTGATGGATGCCGATGTAAAATTCAGCGGCAAACGCATTGAACACAGCAACTCGTTACCGCTCAGCGATCTCTATACGCACCTGGTGCTGAAAAAGGGCGACCTGCTGCTCGATCCGCTGCGTTTTGGCGTGGCCGGAGGCCATCTGAATTCGACCATTCATATGGAAGGCAACCGTACCCCGATGCGTGCGCGAGCCGATCTCCATGCCCGGAATCTGAAGCTTAAACAGCTCTTCCCGGATGTGGCTGCCATGCAAAGCAGTATGGGGCAGATGAACGGCGACGCCACCCTGAGCGGTACCGGCAATTCGGTAGCCGATATCCTCGCCACCAGCGACGGCGATCTGAAGATGCTGATGAATGATGGGGTAATCAGCCGTAGCCTGATGGAGATTGTCGGCCTGAATGTCGGCAACTATGTGGTGGGTAAACTGTTTGGTGATGATGAAGTACGCATCAACTGTGCGGCCGCGGATCTTAACGTCAGAAACGGGTTAGCCTCGACCAGGCTGTTTGTCTTCGATACCGAAAATGCGGTAATCAATATTGCCGGCACCACCAATTTCGCTAACGAACGGATGGATTTGTCGATCGATCCGGAGAGTAAGGGTATCCGTATTATTACCCTACGTTCGCCACTCTACGTTAAGGGAACGTTCAAGAACCCTGATGCTGGCGTGAAAGCCGGTCCGCTGATTGCCCGTGGTGCCGCAGCCGTCGCGCTTGGCGCCGTAGTGGCCCCTGCGGCGGCGCTGCTGGCGTTGATCTCACCCAGCGATAATGAAGAGAATCAGTGTACTGACGTGCTGAAGCAGATGAAGAGCAAGAAGTAAGCCCGACCAGGGGAAGCGGATCGTCCGCTTCCCTTTCTTTCCCCCACTGACTCAGGCATCAAAACCAAGGTGCCTGCTACAGGGCGGGCTAACCGCAATACGCAGTTTTCCCCGCTTACAGCGCAAAAAAAACCGGCCGGAGCCGGTTTTTTGCTTTCAGACAATCAGTCGTAGAGCGATTCGTTGCGGGTTTCTTTGCTGGCGATCAGCGCAAACAACGTCAGGCAGGCCATAGCGGCAAGGTATACACCGACATAGAACAGGCCATAGGTATGGGCTAACCAGGTCGCGATATAAGGGGCCACTGAAGCACCAAGAATCGAGGAGAGGTTATAGGAGAACGAGGCTCCGGTATAACGCACTTCTGTCGGGAAAAGCTCCGGCAGCAACGCGCCCATCGGGCCAAAGGTCAGCCCCATAATGCTCAGGCCACACAGCAGGAAAGCCATCACCATCAGCTGGCTGCCAGACGCTAACATGCCCGGGAATATCAGCGAGAAGGCGATGATCATCAGCGTAATCACAATCATGGTCTTACGGCGGCCAAAATGGTCAGCCAGCATACCCGCGATCGGTACCATCACCCCAAAGCCAATTACCGCCACCATCAGCATCCAGAGCAGGGTATTGCGCGGGAATCCCAGACCGTTTGGCGCTGGTGTGGTGCCATAAGTCATGGAATAAACGGTCATGATATAGAACAGCGTGTAGGTCGCCAGCATGATAAAGGTGCCGAGAATGGTCGCCTTCAGATGCTTAGAAAGCAGCGTGCCAATCGGCATTTTGACCTGCTTCTTGTCCTTTTTGACTTTGGCGAACACCGGCGACTCATGCAGCGAAACGCGAACATAAAGCCCGACCAGGACCAGCACCGCAGAGAGGATAAACGGCACGCGCCAGCCCCATGACATAAACTGATCGTCGGTAAGCAGCCAGGAGAGCAGCAGGAAAGTGCCGTTGGCAAAGAAGAAGCCAATCGGGGCACCCAACTGTGGGAACGAACCGTAAAGCGCACGCTTTTTGGCAGGAGCATTCTCGGTAGCCAGCAAGGCTGCACCCCCCATTCTCCGCCCAGGCCAAGGCCCTGTCCAAAGCGCGCCAGCGCCAGAAGAAGAGGCGCGAAAACGCCGATGGTTTCATAACCCGGCAGCAAACCAATCACGACGGTTGAAACACCCATAGTCAGCAGGGAGGCCACCAGGGTGGCTTTGCGTCCGACACGGTCACCGAAGTGGCCAAATACCGCTGAACCAATAGGGCGCGCGATAAAGGCGATAGCGAAGGTGGCCAGCGACTGTAGCGTGGCCACGGTGGCATCACCCTGTGGGAAGAAAATATGCGGGAAAACGATAACCGCAGCGGTGGCATAAATATAGAAATCGAAAAATTCGATAGCGGTGCCGACAAGCGAAGCGACCATCACTTTACCGCGTGAATTTACGGGCGTGGTGTCGGTTTCGGCGTCGTGAGTTGAGGCGATGGAGGCTTGCATAGCAGTTTCTTATTTGTAAAACATGTTAAAGAATCTTACGCACTGCACCGGCGGCATTCAATGGTGAAAACCGCGCTGCAACAGGCTTGCAGCGCGGAAAAGAGGATCCTGCGTGACAGAGGATATTTACCGGGCGATGGCAGGGCTAAACGTCACTTTTCTGGTAATAACCACTGCGAAACGGGCAATAAAAAGTGTCGTGTCAGCGATAAATGCTGAGTATTGCGCAATAATTGTGCAGCAGACCGGATTTTACACCAACTTTGCCACTCCGGACCGAAGGGATCTGCATCCGCTCCGGCTGTTACAAAGGATGTCTGCTGTCACGCTTATCTGATTGTGGCATTCACGCGTTGTAGCACCCAGGGATAGAAAGGATTGGAAGACTGACGCATCAGTGAATCCAGGCTGACTATCAGCACCGAACGTTCTCCTCTTGGCGCCAGCGAGCCAAAACTTACCCCAAACTCATTGGGGTGCTCAGGCGTTCGCCCGTAGAGAGAATCGGTAAGCGGGAAGGGCAGGGCCACGTGTGACAGTGAATAGACATCCGCCGGGTAACTCAGCCCCAGAGGCGTGCTGACCGTGGTAGTACTGCCTGCTGCCGTGGTATTGGCGACTTCATTGTTGCCCTGTACCGACGCATTGGTGACAAGCGTGGTGGTGTAGTGACGGGGCGGCGGGGGCAGCAGTTGTGCAGCCGCATGTCTTGCACTGCTGCGCATCAGCGGAGAGAGCTGCACCGACTGGTTAACATCGAACAGCACAAGTTCGCTACCGTTATCCGGCAGCAAATTGTACAGGCCCCGGACCACGGCGGGGGTACTGACGGTAGCATCAGCCACTGACTGGAAAGTCAGCACCGGAGGAAGTTTATTCAGCAGCTGGCTGGCCTGGTCGCGATGCAGCTGGCTTTGTAGTGCGCTGGTCAACAGCCAGGACTGACGAGCCGCTTTCACCGGGAAGGAGTTATATTTGAACGGGTTGAATTCAGGCAGGATGCTGAGCCAGGCGGAACGGGCAAATGCCGGGAAGATGGACGGGATCCCCGCCAGACCAGCGTAGCGGGCATAGCTGCTGACGCCAATCATGGGCGAGAGCAGAATCAGCCTTTGCGGCGCGGGCAGCTCAGGATCTTCCAGCGCATCCAGCGCATATTTCATCGCCAGCGCACCGCCATTAGAAAAACCGACGATGTGCAATGGGGTGCCCGGTGGCGTGCGTTTTCTGGCTTCCCGCACCGCCAGACGTGTGGCCGCCATCCAGTCTTCCCACTCCACTCTGGTCAGCGCCGCCGGAACAGTTCCGTGACCGGGCAGACGCGGAGCCACAGCAACATAGCCATGCTGCTGATAATCGCGCGCAAAATGTCGCAGGCTGTAAGGGGAATCGGTCAGGCCATGAAGCAGCACTACGGCACCGCGAGGTTTGCCCTGCGGCATCAGAATATAGGAGCGGTTCCAGTCGGTAGCAAAATGCCCGGGGTATACCGGGCTTTGCTCTGCGTAGCGATTGTAGGTATCGGGGTTATCGTCCGGCAGTTTATCGCTGACGTTGGCTTTCATCTCCGCAAAGATTTTCTGCTCGTTGGTGAGGTAGCCCGCCCAGTCGGTGCGGTCCATCTCGCTGTCGCTTAACTCTTCCGGCACCCAGGTATGCCACAGTTGTAGATCGGGCCCCCGCTCTGTCAGCGCCACACGCAGCCCCAGCAGGACAATCAGCACGATCATGGCCAGCATGATTGCGCGTTTGAACCAAAGCTTTGTCCATCTCATACCTTGATAAATCGCAGGTAAATAAAGCGGATGACAAAGTACTCAATGGCGCCCAGCAGCAAAAACCACAGGCAAAATACCAGCGTATAAAGCTGGCCAATGTCGCTGAGATGGAACATCGCCATCAGCCGGTACGTCAGGCTCAGGCCAAACCAGGGCGCGGGCAGCAGCAAAGCGGAGAGCATACCCAGCATCAGCGTGCTCATCGGCATTAAAAAGGTCACGAAAGGGTTTTTCATCTGTGTTCCATTCTGATAACTGGCGGCCATTTTCCGGCAAACCTGGCTCAGGTTCAATCCTCACGTAAAAAACGGGTAGTGATTGCAAGGAATAATTAATGCTCATAGTCTGTTCATTACTGCAACGAAAAGGAATTTCGATGAGAATCTTCGTTTTACTTACTTTGATGCTGATAACAGCTTGTGGCAGCAAGCATTCACCAGAGATTGTCTTATCAGATATGTTCGAACCATCAGGTAACATCACTGATCTTCATACAGGTAAGCTACTGACAGCCCAACAACTCCTTTTAGCTTTGAGTAAACAGCCTGTGATCATTATCGGAGAACAGCATGATAATGTTGCTCACCATCAAATTGAGCACTGGCTGATCGATGAACTGCCACATTACCGGCCTCAGGGCAGTATATTAATGGAAATGTTCACTCCGGACCAACAGGTCAAAATTGACACCATCAAAAACTCTTTATATGTTGTTTTTCCAGACAATGGTATTCAATTAATGCAGGATTTGAACTGGAAACAAAGTTGGAACTGGGCACTATATGGCCCAATAGTTATTACGGCATTGCAGGCACCTTATCCGTTATTAAGTGCAAATCTTGACCGCCATGAAATCTCGGATATTTATAAACATCCTGTTTTTACGCAAGGACTACTTTCCAGCCAGCCTGAAGTTCGTCAGTCTCTCTCAAACATCATCCGTCTTTCACACGGGAACCGAATAGATTCGCAGCAGCTCAACGCCATGTTAGCTATTCAGCAACAGCGCGACAGACGTATGGCCCAAAGTTTGTCAGCTGCACCAATGCCATCACTACTGATTGCCGGAGCATATCACGCTGCAAAAAACCTGGGTGTCCCGTTGCATATGCAGGATATTGGCATAGAAAAGCCGCCAACAGTGCTGATGCTAGTTGAAAAAGGTGCATCTAATAAAAGTGATGTGGCTGATTATCAGTGGGAAGCAAAATTTTTAAAACCATAATTGGCGCTAATAAACTTCTGGGAATTTAATCGGGTAAGTTATTTGTGAAAAGGGTTCTGAAAATAAACCTGTAACCGGAATAACTTACCTGTTGTACAACGGTCCCGTTGGAATTGTAAATTGTTAAACTTCCTGCAAGCAATATAAGTTAATGATTTTAATCTATAAATTGCTACTTGTCGCTATTCATGACCTTTTAATGAAAGTATGTTTTGATAACAATGACAATTTTATTCCTCAGTAGAGGTATATTGTTAGTTGTACCTGTTATTAATTAACCGGTTATTGGAAGTTATTTTCCTATAAGTGTTATTCATTCCAATAAGAGAATTAGGTTTTTCACTAAAATAAATTATTTTACTGGTTGACATCGATTATAATTCTCAATAGGTTAGATTCAGGAAAAATAAATCATGATGCAGGGATGCTATGAAAATAATTACTGTCATCTTATTTTATGCAATAGGGGTGTTCAACGCACATACTGCACAGATCGCAAATGAATCCCCTAAAAATATCCTCAAGATTGAGGATTTCTTGCCAGATAAA
This genomic window from Erwinia sp. E_sp_B01_1 contains:
- a CDS encoding AsmA family protein, giving the protein MSRTGKIISWIVGIFLLLVVIVVIVIATFDWNRLKPTINEKVSAELNRPFAIRGDLGVAWERNRDEPGWRSWVPWPHVHAEDILLGNPPEIPEVTMVHLQRVDATLAPLALIGKEVFIPWIRLTQPDARLIQTADKKNNWTFTLAESDSPEQAQAPSAWTFRLDNIMFDRGQIRYRDAINKADVQVTVDPLGKPVPYVQVAGSKDDKSQKGASDFVFGWKASGTYNDEKLTGDGKIGGMLSLRSKTNPFPLAADVRNGTTRVQVAGTLQDPLNLGGLDIRLRFSGDTLANLYGLTGILLPDTPPYETDGHLIARFQEKGGPVFRYENFNGHIGDSDIHGSMTYTQGKPRPKLEGSLESEQLRMADLGPLIGVNSGKGSEKTEQAKAKRGEASGQPADRVLPHDKFDTKSWDVMDADVKFSGKRIEHSNSLPLSDLYTHLVLKKGDLLLDPLRFGVAGGHLNSTIHMEGNRTPMRARADLHARNLKLKQLFPDVAAMQSSMGQMNGDATLSGTGNSVADILATSDGDLKMLMNDGVISRSLMEIVGLNVGNYVVGKLFGDDEVRINCAAADLNVRNGLASTRLFVFDTENAVINIAGTTNFANERMDLSIDPESKGIRIITLRSPLYVKGTFKNPDAGVKAGPLIARGAAAVALGAVVAPAAALLALISPSDNEENQCTDVLKQMKSKK
- a CDS encoding ChaN family lipoprotein, with product MRIFVLLTLMLITACGSKHSPEIVLSDMFEPSGNITDLHTGKLLTAQQLLLALSKQPVIIIGEQHDNVAHHQIEHWLIDELPHYRPQGSILMEMFTPDQQVKIDTIKNSLYVVFPDNGIQLMQDLNWKQSWNWALYGPIVITALQAPYPLLSANLDRHEISDIYKHPVFTQGLLSSQPEVRQSLSNIIRLSHGNRIDSQQLNAMLAIQQQRDRRMAQSLSAAPMPSLLIAGAYHAAKNLGVPLHMQDIGIEKPPTVLMLVEKGASNKSDVADYQWEAKFLKP
- the pdeH gene encoding cyclic-guanylate-specific phosphodiesterase, yielding MVLNALSHRLPPSEGVEKQQEDSAYWLECQRIYTFQPIYQVTGSLMAIELLTAVFHPSAPGKRLSPETYFAALEVTQRLQIIYEQLKLLTVWETKFIASGIVASVNIDGPTLSAVQHDSAVRELIARCPFVRFELVEHYMLPHQELVAEMPELGPLWLDDFGSGMANFSALNELKYDYIKMARELFIMLKNSEEGCKLFNLLLILINRYCKGVIVEGVETVEEWIQVKNSPAFAAQGYFFARPLSFDQLESLPLQLN
- a CDS encoding alpha/beta hydrolase, encoding MRWTKLWFKRAIMLAMIVLIVLLGLRVALTERGPDLQLWHTWVPEELSDSEMDRTDWAGYLTNEQKIFAEMKANVSDKLPDDNPDTYNRYAEQSPVYPGHFATDWNRSYILMPQGKPRGAVVLLHGLTDSPYSLRHFARDYQQHGYVAVAPRLPGHGTVPAALTRVEWEDWMAATRLAVREARKRTPPGTPLHIVGFSNGGALAMKYALDALEDPELPAPQRLILLSPMIGVSSYARYAGLAGIPSIFPAFARSAWLSILPEFNPFKYNSFPVKAARQSWLLTSALQSQLHRDQASQLLNKLPPVLTFQSVADATVSTPAVVRGLYNLLPDNGSELVLFDVNQSVQLSPLMRSSARHAAAQLLPPPPRHYTTTLVTNASVQGNNEVANTTAAGSTTTVSTPLGLSYPADVYSLSHVALPFPLTDSLYGRTPEHPNEFGVSFGSLAPRGERSVLIVSLDSLMRQSSNPFYPWVLQRVNATIR
- a CDS encoding DUF1158 family protein, which encodes MKNPFVTFLMPMSTLMLGMLSALLLPAPWFGLSLTYRLMAMFHLSDIGQLYTLVFCLWFLLLGAIEYFVIRFIYLRFIKV